Proteins from a single region of Punica granatum isolate Tunisia-2019 chromosome 8, ASM765513v2, whole genome shotgun sequence:
- the LOC116188755 gene encoding uncharacterized protein LOC116188755 has product MNSTGASNSNTPTPTPPTRESTPSSSIPKGINRGKSNPAWAHCKEVPSASGRKGLLCLYCSKVISGGSINQFKQHLAGLKGNAEACRKVPDAVRFRMQEHLVGHIMEKKRKCDMLDEQNPYAPLSEHDEEIVEMTPLHSKAKGKGTVFLKFVDTSDASKTGDMLYKLFREVVLFVGQENVVHFVTDNAANYVAAGRLLEQEFRTIFWSPCAAHCINLILSDIGKLDESILTQQNALRAMVTSSEWTSSSTAKESKAKEFVKLLFVDSFWSECAAIVQISEPLIRVLRIVDSDERPAMGFLLEAMQLHKNLHAVGYWLNPKYQYDLTKMEKNRGTVSGLLDVIERYSYGKPSLQTKLTSEMKIFKNAKGDFGRVSAVFDRIVMAPDEWWMWNYFKGRNYDPIDFEKFASYSTWVLEDEPSALSNEELRTFRRDLQMCIQENGNDDSLDLNLEDLDMDDGAEDNIDGGNVNDQVQDNPLFEAPEAPHDVATEDNICGNYGGDWSAWNC; this is encoded by the exons ATGAATTCTACTGGTGCTAGCAACAGCAACACACCCACTCCTACGCCACCTACTAGAGAATCCACTCCAAGTTCTTCGATACCAAAAGGCATTAATAGAGGAAAATCTAATCCGGCATGGGCACATTGCAAGGAAGTGCCGTCAGCAAGTGGAAGGAAAGGGCTGCTATGCTTGTATTGCTCAAAAGTTATCTCCGGTGGAAGTATAAATCAGTTTAAACAACATTTGGCGGGATTAAAAGGGAATGCAGAGGCATGTCGGAAGGTACCAGATGCTGTTCGATTTAGAATGCAGGAACATCTGGTGGGGCACattatggaaaagaaaaggaagtgcgatatgttagatgagcaaAATCCATATGCTCCACTCTCCGAGCATGATGAGGAGATAGTAGAAATGACACCTCTCCATTCAAAAGCAAAAGGGAAG GGAACTGTTTTCTTGAAGTTTGTCGATACTTCAGATGCTTCGAAAACTGGAGATATGCTTTACAAATTATTCAGAGAAGTGGTCCTATTTGTTGGTCAAGAGAACGTCGTTCACTTTGTGACTGACAATGCCGCTAACTACGTGGCTGCTGGTCGCTTGTTGGAGCAGGAGTTCAGGACAATATTTTGGTCTCCTTGTGCGGCTCATTGCATTAACTTAATTCTCAGTGATATTGGTAAATTGGACGAG AGTATTTTGACACAACAGAATGCTCTGAGGGCTATGGTAACATCTAGTGAATGGACTAGTTCAAGCACTGCAAAGGAAAGTAAAGCAAAAGAATTTGTGAAGCTATTATTTGTGGATTCTTTCTGGTCTGAATGTGCAGCCATAGTGCAGATTAGTGAGCCTCTTATTCGTGTGTTACGTATTGTTGATAGCGATGAAAGGCCTGCTATGGGATTTTTGCTTGAAGCAAT GCAACTGCACAAGAACTTGCATGCAGTTGGGTATTGGTTGAATCCCAAATATCAGTATGACTTGACCAAGATGGAGAAGAATAGAGGAACGGTTTCCGGTTTGCTGGATGTCATAGAGAGATACTCTTATGGGAAGCCCTCATTGCAGACAAAACTAACaagtgaaatgaaaatttttaaaaatgctAAAGGTGATTTTGGACGAGTATCTGCAGTATTCGATCGCATTGTGATGGCCCCGG ATGAGTGGTGGATGTG GAACTACTTCAAGGGTAGAAATTATGACCCAATTGACTTCGAGAAGTTTGCTTCTTATTCTACATGGGTATTAGAGGATGAGCCATCGGCCCTATCAAATGAAGAATTGCGAACATTTAGACGGGATTTGCAAATGTGCATtcaagaaaatggaaatgatG ATTCGTTGGATTTGAATTTGGAAGATCTTGATATGGATGATGGGGCCGAAGATAATATTGATGGAGGGAATGTCAATGACCAAGTCCAAGATAATCCATTGTTTGAAGCTCCTGAAGCACCACATGATGTTGCAACTGAAGACAATATCTGTGGAAATTATGGTGGAGATTGGAGTGCATGGAATTGCTAA